The Pseudarthrobacter sulfonivorans genome includes a window with the following:
- the gap gene encoding type I glyceraldehyde-3-phosphate dehydrogenase yields MTTRIGINGFGRIGRNYFRAALAQGADLEIVAVNDLTSPEALAHLLKYDSVGGRLKETVEVKDGNIVVDGNVIKVLAERDPANLPWGELGVDIVIESTGFFTKAAAAQKHIDAGAKKVLISAPASDEDITIVMGVNEGLYDNAAHNIISNASCTTNCLGPLAKVLNDTFGIERGLMTTIHAYTADQNLQDGPHNDLRRARAAAINMVPTSTGAAKAIGLVLPELKGKLDGFAIRVPVPTGSATDLTVTVSRETTVEEVNAALKKASESDEFQGILTYTDAPIVSSDIVGDPASSIFDSGLTKVIGNQVKVVSWYDNEWGYSNRLVDLTELVAAKLG; encoded by the coding sequence GTGACGACCCGTATTGGTATCAACGGCTTCGGCCGCATCGGCCGCAACTACTTCCGCGCAGCCCTCGCACAGGGCGCGGACCTGGAGATCGTTGCCGTCAACGACCTCACCAGCCCTGAGGCACTGGCCCACCTGCTTAAGTACGACTCCGTCGGCGGCCGCCTGAAGGAAACCGTTGAGGTCAAGGACGGCAACATTGTTGTCGACGGCAACGTCATCAAGGTTCTCGCCGAACGCGATCCCGCCAACCTGCCCTGGGGCGAGCTGGGCGTTGACATCGTCATCGAGTCCACCGGCTTCTTCACCAAGGCCGCTGCCGCGCAGAAGCACATCGACGCAGGCGCCAAGAAGGTCCTGATCTCCGCACCTGCCTCCGACGAGGACATCACCATCGTGATGGGCGTCAACGAGGGCCTGTACGACAACGCGGCGCACAACATCATTTCCAACGCGTCCTGCACCACCAACTGCCTGGGCCCGCTGGCCAAGGTCCTCAACGACACCTTCGGCATCGAGCGTGGCCTGATGACCACCATCCACGCCTACACGGCTGACCAGAACCTGCAGGACGGCCCGCACAACGACCTCCGCCGTGCCCGTGCCGCCGCCATCAACATGGTTCCCACCTCCACGGGTGCGGCCAAGGCGATCGGCCTGGTCCTGCCCGAGCTCAAGGGCAAGCTGGACGGGTTCGCCATCCGCGTGCCCGTCCCCACCGGCTCGGCCACAGACCTCACCGTCACGGTCTCCCGCGAGACCACCGTCGAGGAAGTCAACGCGGCGTTGAAGAAGGCTTCGGAGTCCGACGAGTTCCAGGGCATCCTGACCTACACGGACGCACCGATCGTGTCCTCGGACATCGTCGGGGACCCGGCGTCGTCGATCTTCGACTCCGGCCTGACCAAGGTCATCGGCAACCAGGTCAAGGTTGTTTCCTGGTATGACAACGAATGGGGCTACTCCAACCGCCTCGTGGACC
- a CDS encoding superoxide dismutase: protein MTEYVLPELSYDYAALEPHISARIMELHHSKHHAAYVAGANNALAQLAEARDKGDFANINRLSKDLAFHTGGHINHSVFWNNLSPDGGDKPEGELAAAIDDAFGSFDAFRAQFSAAALGLQGSGWGFLAYEPIGGNLVIEQLYDQQGNVALGTTPLLMLDMWEHAFYLDYVNVKADYVKAFWNIVNWADVAKRFDAARTNATGLITLP, encoded by the coding sequence GTGACCGAGTACGTACTGCCAGAACTCAGCTACGACTACGCGGCGCTTGAGCCGCACATTTCGGCGCGCATCATGGAGCTGCACCACAGCAAGCACCACGCTGCCTACGTTGCAGGTGCCAACAACGCCCTTGCCCAGCTGGCAGAGGCGCGCGACAAGGGCGATTTCGCCAACATCAACCGCCTTTCCAAGGACCTCGCGTTCCACACCGGCGGCCACATCAACCACTCGGTGTTCTGGAACAACCTGTCACCGGACGGCGGCGACAAGCCTGAGGGCGAGCTGGCAGCTGCCATCGACGACGCCTTCGGTTCCTTCGACGCCTTCCGCGCACAGTTCTCCGCAGCTGCCCTTGGCCTGCAGGGATCGGGCTGGGGCTTCCTGGCCTACGAGCCGATCGGTGGCAACCTGGTCATCGAGCAGCTCTACGACCAGCAGGGCAACGTGGCTCTCGGCACCACGCCGCTGCTGATGCTGGACATGTGGGAGCACGCCTTCTACCTGGACTACGTCAACGTCAAGGCTGACTACGTCAAGGCCTTCTGGAACATCGTCAACTGGGCCGATGTCGCCAAGCGCTTCGATGCTGCACGCACCAACGCCACGGGCCTCATCACCCTGCCGTAG
- the whiA gene encoding DNA-binding protein WhiA → MALTSSVKEELSRLDIKKSSVRKAEVSAMLRFAGGLHIISGRIVIEAEVDLASTARRLRAAIAEVYGHQSEIIVVSGGGLRRGSRYVVRVVRDGESLARQTGLLDGRGRPVRGLPSAVVNGSAADAEAVWRGAFLAHGSLTEPGRSSSLEVTCPGPESALALVGAARRLGIQAKAREVRGVDRVVIRDGDTIAALLIRMGAHDALMVWEERRMRKEVRATANRLANFDDANLRRSAQAAVAAGARVDRALEILGDDVPDHLKYAGELRVAHKQASLDELGRLADPVMTKDAIAGRIRRLLAMADKRAIDLGIPGTDANVTPEMLDE, encoded by the coding sequence ATGGCACTGACATCATCGGTCAAGGAAGAACTGTCCCGTCTGGACATCAAGAAATCCTCAGTCCGCAAGGCAGAGGTCTCGGCAATGCTGCGCTTCGCCGGCGGCCTGCACATCATCTCGGGCAGGATCGTGATCGAAGCCGAGGTTGACCTCGCATCGACGGCGCGCAGGCTCCGGGCAGCCATCGCCGAGGTTTACGGCCACCAGAGCGAGATCATCGTTGTCTCCGGCGGGGGACTGCGCCGCGGCAGCCGGTACGTGGTGCGGGTAGTCCGCGACGGCGAGTCCCTGGCCCGGCAGACAGGCCTCCTGGACGGCCGCGGCCGGCCGGTGCGGGGGCTTCCCTCGGCCGTGGTCAACGGCTCGGCTGCTGACGCCGAGGCCGTGTGGCGTGGTGCGTTCCTGGCCCACGGGTCCCTCACGGAACCGGGCCGTTCGTCATCGCTGGAGGTCACCTGCCCGGGCCCCGAGTCCGCGCTTGCCCTCGTTGGTGCCGCCCGCCGTCTTGGCATCCAGGCCAAAGCCCGCGAAGTCAGGGGAGTGGACCGGGTGGTGATCCGCGACGGCGACACCATCGCCGCCCTGCTCATCCGCATGGGCGCCCACGATGCCCTGATGGTCTGGGAAGAGCGCCGGATGCGCAAGGAAGTCAGGGCCACGGCCAACCGGCTGGCCAACTTTGACGACGCCAACCTGCGGCGCTCCGCCCAGGCGGCCGTGGCCGCCGGAGCCAGGGTGGACCGGGCACTGGAGATCCTGGGCGACGACGTCCCGGACCACCTCAAATACGCCGGCGAACTCCGGGTGGCCCACAAACAGGCGAGCCTGGACGAGCTGGGGCGCCTGGCAGATCCGGTAATGACCAAGGACGCCATCGCCGGCCGTATCCGCCGGCTCCTGGCCATGGCGGATAAGCGGGCCATAGATTTGGGGATCCCTGGCACTGATGCCAATGTGACGCCTGAGATGCTGGACGAGTAG
- a CDS encoding gluconeogenesis factor YvcK family protein, producing the protein MGMFTGPLPLVPVSSGTAAGQQDKGPNVVALGGGHGLSASLSALRLLTSELTAIVTVADDGGSSGRLRDEYGVLPPGDLRMALSALCDDTDWGRTWRDVMQHRFRPGQGSGGSLDEHAMGNLLIVTLWELLGDTVAGLKWAGALLGARGQVLPMSTVPLTIEGDIRVTAPDGTFALQTIRGQARCAVAGSLEHVRLLPEQAPACVEALTAIELADWVILGPGSWYTSVLPHLLLPEMRAALSATAAKRCLTMNLATDTKETTGMSAADHLYALRRYAPDFSVDVVLADPASVPDRQEFEKAAGMIGAEVVLGKVGASGRRPVHDPLRLAAAYHDIFGNS; encoded by the coding sequence ATGGGGATGTTCACCGGGCCCCTCCCGCTCGTACCGGTTTCCAGCGGAACGGCAGCCGGCCAGCAGGACAAGGGCCCCAACGTCGTGGCGCTCGGCGGCGGGCACGGCCTGTCCGCTTCGCTCTCGGCGCTGCGGCTGCTGACCTCCGAGCTGACCGCCATTGTCACTGTGGCGGACGACGGCGGGTCTTCCGGGCGTCTGCGCGACGAGTACGGCGTCCTGCCGCCCGGAGACCTGCGCATGGCGCTCTCCGCCTTGTGCGATGACACGGACTGGGGACGCACCTGGCGCGACGTGATGCAGCACCGTTTCCGGCCCGGCCAGGGCAGCGGTGGATCGCTGGACGAGCATGCGATGGGCAACCTGCTCATCGTCACCCTTTGGGAACTGCTGGGCGACACCGTGGCCGGCCTGAAGTGGGCCGGCGCCCTGCTCGGTGCCCGTGGACAGGTCCTGCCCATGTCCACCGTTCCGCTGACCATTGAAGGTGACATCCGCGTCACTGCACCTGACGGCACGTTCGCGCTCCAGACAATCCGCGGGCAGGCGAGGTGCGCCGTTGCCGGCTCGCTGGAACACGTCCGGCTCCTGCCCGAACAGGCACCGGCCTGCGTTGAAGCCCTGACAGCCATCGAACTGGCTGACTGGGTCATCCTGGGGCCGGGGTCCTGGTACACGTCCGTGCTGCCGCACCTGCTGCTCCCGGAAATGCGTGCCGCCCTGAGTGCCACAGCCGCAAAACGCTGCCTCACCATGAACCTGGCCACGGACACCAAGGAGACCACGGGCATGTCGGCGGCGGACCACCTGTACGCACTGCGCCGGTATGCGCCGGACTTCAGCGTCGATGTTGTCCTGGCGGATCCCGCGTCGGTGCCGGACCGGCAGGAGTTCGAGAAAGCCGCCGGGATGATCGGCGCCGAGGTTGTCTTGGGTAAAGTGGGGGCGTCGGGCCGCCGACCCGTCCATGACCCCCTGCGTCTGGCAGCGGCGTACCACGACATTTTTGGGAACAGTTAG
- the rapZ gene encoding RNase adapter RapZ → MADSTAESGTEQDGLTPVKPLEAELLVVTGMSGAGRSTAADALEDHGWYVVENLPPQMLGTLAEIVSHAPQSIPRLAVVMDVRSKGLFVDVRAALGALAASGVKFRVLFLDAKDDVLVRRFEQGRRPHPLQEGGRILDGIAAEREVLKELRDSSDVVLDTSTYNVHALATAITELFSETGPVALRLNVMSFGFKYGLPVDSNYVADVRFIPNPHWVPQLRPHTGLDKDVSDYVLEAEGVKNFVDRYVLALEPVLDGYRRENKHYATIAVGCTGGKHRSVAVAVELSKKLAQYPRVTVTTTHRDLGRE, encoded by the coding sequence ATGGCAGACTCTACGGCGGAATCCGGGACGGAGCAGGACGGGCTGACGCCGGTCAAGCCCCTCGAAGCGGAACTGCTGGTGGTCACCGGTATGTCAGGGGCGGGACGCAGCACCGCCGCGGACGCACTTGAGGACCATGGCTGGTATGTCGTGGAAAACCTACCGCCGCAGATGCTCGGCACCCTGGCCGAGATTGTCTCCCACGCTCCGCAGTCCATTCCGCGGCTGGCCGTGGTGATGGATGTCCGCAGCAAAGGCCTCTTTGTCGACGTCCGTGCGGCCCTGGGGGCCCTCGCCGCCAGTGGTGTCAAGTTCCGGGTCCTTTTCCTCGACGCCAAAGACGACGTCCTGGTCCGCCGGTTCGAGCAGGGCCGCAGGCCCCATCCGCTCCAGGAAGGCGGCCGCATCCTCGACGGCATTGCAGCCGAACGGGAGGTGCTCAAGGAACTGCGCGACAGCTCCGACGTCGTACTGGATACCTCGACCTACAACGTCCACGCCCTGGCTACCGCCATCACGGAACTCTTTAGCGAGACCGGCCCGGTGGCACTGCGGCTCAACGTCATGAGCTTTGGCTTCAAGTACGGCCTGCCGGTGGATTCCAACTACGTTGCTGACGTCCGGTTCATCCCGAATCCGCACTGGGTCCCGCAGCTGCGCCCGCATACGGGCCTGGACAAGGACGTCAGCGATTACGTCCTCGAGGCGGAAGGTGTAAAGAACTTCGTGGACCGCTATGTCCTGGCGCTTGAGCCCGTCCTGGACGGTTACCGGCGCGAAAACAAGCACTACGCCACCATCGCCGTCGGCTGTACCGGCGGCAAGCACCGGTCCGTGGCCGTCGCCGTCGAGCTTTCCAAGAAGCTGGCACAGTATCCGCGCGTGACCGTGACCACCACCCATCGGGATCTGGGCCGCGAGTAA
- the uvrC gene encoding excinuclease ABC subunit UvrC: MADPASYRPQAGEIPTNPGVYRFRDPHGRVIYVGKAKSLRSRLNSYFANPAGLLPKTHAMVHTASSVEWTVVGSELESLQLEYTWIKEYKPRFNVVFRDDKTYPYLALTMSEKLPRVQVMRGDRRKGTRYFGPYTAGAIRETMDTLLRVFPVRSCSAGVLKRAQASGRPCLLGYIDKCSAPCVGRVTPEEHRALAEDFCAFMGGEAKRFITKLEKQMADAVGTLDYERAARLRDDIAALRKVFERNAVVLADDTDADVFALHEDELEAAVQVFHVRGGRIRGQRGWVVEKVEDATTPDLVEHLLQQVYGDDGDSHGRLPREVLVPVEPSNAAELTEWLGGLRGAKVDVRVPQRGDKAALMSTVRENAEHALKLHKTRRAGDLTVRSQALQELQEALDLPVALLRIECFDVSHVQGTNVVASMVVVEDGLPKKSEYRKFSVTGAAAADDTAAMHDVLTRRFRHYLQDKSAQSEASALPGHQAALEAAADAAVLDTTTAAPRAKFAYPPNLVVVDGGKPQVNAAARALADLGIEDVYVVGLAKRLEEVWLPDSDFPVILPRTSQGLYLLQRIRDEAHRFAITFHRQKRGKAMTVSALDGVPGLGESKRKALLTHFGSVKGVKAATAAELTAAKGIGPSLANAIVAHFSGDDTAGDALPAVNMATGEIIET, from the coding sequence GTGGCAGATCCAGCAAGTTACAGGCCCCAAGCGGGTGAAATTCCCACCAATCCCGGGGTGTACCGGTTCCGCGATCCCCACGGCCGGGTCATCTACGTCGGCAAGGCCAAAAGCCTTCGCTCGCGCCTGAACTCCTACTTTGCGAACCCGGCGGGCCTGCTGCCCAAAACCCACGCAATGGTTCACACGGCCAGCAGTGTCGAGTGGACAGTGGTGGGCAGCGAGCTGGAGTCGCTGCAGCTTGAATACACCTGGATCAAGGAATACAAGCCACGCTTCAACGTGGTCTTCCGCGACGACAAAACCTATCCGTACCTGGCCCTCACCATGAGCGAGAAGCTCCCCAGAGTCCAGGTCATGCGGGGGGACCGCCGCAAAGGTACACGGTACTTCGGCCCGTACACGGCTGGCGCGATCCGGGAAACCATGGACACCTTGCTGCGGGTTTTCCCCGTCCGCAGCTGCAGCGCCGGCGTCCTCAAACGGGCCCAGGCGAGCGGCCGGCCGTGCCTGCTGGGCTACATCGATAAATGCTCGGCCCCTTGCGTTGGCCGGGTGACTCCCGAGGAACACCGGGCCCTGGCGGAGGACTTCTGCGCGTTTATGGGCGGCGAGGCCAAGCGTTTCATCACCAAACTCGAAAAGCAGATGGCCGACGCCGTTGGCACCCTCGACTACGAGCGTGCGGCGAGGCTCCGTGATGACATCGCCGCCCTTCGGAAGGTCTTTGAGCGGAACGCCGTGGTGCTCGCCGACGATACCGACGCCGATGTCTTCGCACTGCACGAGGACGAGTTGGAGGCTGCCGTCCAGGTGTTCCACGTCAGGGGTGGCCGGATCCGTGGCCAGCGCGGCTGGGTGGTGGAAAAAGTGGAGGACGCCACCACCCCGGATCTGGTGGAACACCTGCTGCAGCAGGTCTACGGCGACGACGGCGACAGCCATGGCAGGCTGCCCCGCGAAGTCCTGGTGCCCGTCGAACCCAGCAACGCCGCCGAGCTGACGGAATGGCTCGGCGGCCTGCGCGGAGCCAAGGTGGATGTCAGGGTGCCGCAGCGCGGCGACAAGGCTGCGCTGATGTCCACCGTCCGTGAAAACGCCGAGCACGCGCTCAAACTGCATAAGACCCGCCGCGCCGGGGACCTCACAGTGCGCTCCCAGGCACTGCAGGAGCTGCAGGAAGCCCTGGACCTGCCCGTGGCGCTCCTGCGGATCGAATGCTTCGACGTCTCCCACGTCCAGGGCACCAACGTCGTGGCGTCCATGGTGGTGGTCGAGGACGGGCTGCCCAAGAAGTCCGAATACCGGAAATTCTCCGTCACCGGGGCCGCCGCCGCAGACGACACCGCCGCCATGCACGACGTCCTGACCCGGCGCTTCCGGCATTACCTGCAGGACAAGTCGGCGCAGTCCGAGGCGTCCGCCCTGCCCGGGCACCAGGCCGCCTTGGAAGCAGCCGCCGATGCCGCGGTCCTGGACACCACTACGGCCGCCCCGCGGGCAAAATTCGCGTACCCGCCCAACCTGGTGGTGGTCGACGGCGGCAAGCCCCAGGTGAACGCCGCAGCCCGGGCCTTGGCGGACCTTGGCATTGAGGATGTCTACGTGGTGGGCCTGGCCAAACGCCTTGAGGAAGTCTGGCTGCCGGACAGCGACTTCCCCGTGATCCTGCCCAGGACGTCCCAGGGACTCTATCTGCTGCAGCGGATCCGTGACGAAGCCCACCGCTTCGCCATCACCTTCCACCGGCAGAAGCGCGGCAAGGCCATGACCGTCTCGGCGCTGGACGGAGTGCCGGGCCTTGGCGAGTCCAAACGCAAGGCCCTGCTCACCCATTTCGGATCCGTCAAAGGCGTGAAAGCCGCCACCGCGGCCGAGCTCACGGCGGCCAAAGGCATTGGACCATCCCTTGCCAACGCCATCGTGGCCCACTTCAGCGGCGACGACACGGCCGGCGATGCGCTTCCGGCCGTGAATATGGCCACCGGCGAAATCATTGAAACCTAG
- a CDS encoding lysophospholipid acyltransferase family protein: MALFEAVRWTFRGLVAGTCRPTVVGLENVPKEGPFIVAPNHLSFFDSVIVQALMPRPVAFFAKAEYFTTGGVKGKVMKSFFESVGSIPVERGEQAASVQALKTLLDILEAGKGIGIYPEGTRSRDGILYRGRTGVGWLALATGAPVIPVGLIGTENLQPAGEKGFKPHHFTMKVGEPLYFDKTGPDHSLPARRQVTDRIMDAIAELSGQERSTSYNQSKAAD; this comes from the coding sequence ATGGCGCTGTTTGAGGCGGTCCGCTGGACATTTCGCGGGCTCGTCGCGGGCACCTGCCGGCCCACCGTCGTCGGCCTTGAAAACGTCCCGAAAGAGGGGCCCTTCATTGTGGCCCCGAACCATCTTTCCTTCTTTGACAGCGTCATTGTCCAGGCACTGATGCCGCGGCCCGTGGCCTTCTTCGCCAAAGCCGAGTACTTCACCACCGGTGGCGTGAAGGGCAAGGTCATGAAATCTTTCTTCGAGTCCGTGGGTTCTATCCCCGTGGAGCGCGGCGAGCAGGCAGCAAGCGTCCAGGCGCTCAAAACCCTCCTGGACATCCTCGAGGCGGGCAAAGGCATCGGCATCTACCCCGAGGGCACGCGCTCACGGGACGGTATTCTCTACCGCGGCCGCACCGGCGTGGGCTGGCTTGCACTGGCAACCGGAGCTCCCGTGATCCCGGTCGGGCTGATCGGGACGGAGAACCTGCAGCCGGCAGGTGAGAAGGGCTTCAAGCCGCATCACTTCACCATGAAGGTGGGGGAGCCCTTGTATTTCGACAAGACCGGCCCGGATCATTCGCTGCCGGCGCGGCGGCAGGTAACGGACCGCATCATGGATGCGATCGCCGAACTCAGCGGCCAGGAACGCTCCACCAGCTACAACCAGAGCAAGGCCGCGGACTAG
- a CDS encoding HAD hydrolase-like protein, whose protein sequence is MTQTTVPVIFDLDGTLVDPAGGISGGIAAALAAAGLPVPGQDVLNSMIGPKLSDALQSVCKVPAEMLDEVIRTYRQYYLATGIAQSRLYPGIREALETFAAEGRPVAVATQKPEGLAQIVLRHHGIANLFQSIRGSADNESSTDGPVGKADIIAAALTDLSTQHAVMVGDRAQDVAGAIANGLDCIGVGWGFAPDGELEEAGAVTVVDTTAGMVAAIGRLEAIHAAAMSEVRNDGAV, encoded by the coding sequence GTGACTCAAACAACAGTGCCCGTGATCTTTGACCTGGACGGCACTCTTGTCGATCCGGCCGGCGGAATATCCGGCGGAATCGCAGCAGCCCTTGCCGCCGCAGGTCTGCCGGTTCCTGGCCAGGACGTCCTGAACTCGATGATCGGCCCCAAACTCAGCGACGCACTCCAGAGTGTCTGCAAGGTTCCGGCCGAGATGCTTGACGAGGTCATCCGGACGTACCGGCAGTACTACTTGGCCACTGGGATAGCCCAGAGCCGGCTGTACCCCGGGATCAGGGAAGCGCTGGAGACCTTCGCGGCCGAAGGCAGGCCAGTGGCCGTCGCCACGCAGAAGCCCGAAGGGCTGGCCCAGATCGTGCTGCGCCACCACGGCATCGCCAACCTGTTCCAGTCCATCAGGGGTTCGGCAGACAACGAATCGTCAACGGACGGTCCGGTGGGAAAGGCAGACATCATCGCCGCGGCCCTGACGGACCTCTCCACGCAGCACGCCGTTATGGTGGGTGACCGCGCCCAGGATGTGGCGGGAGCCATCGCGAACGGGCTTGACTGCATCGGCGTGGGCTGGGGTTTCGCTCCCGACGGCGAACTCGAGGAAGCCGGGGCCGTCACCGTGGTGGACACCACCGCGGGCATGGTTGCCGCCATCGGGCGCCTCGAAGCCATCCACGCTGCCGCGATGAGTGAGGTGCGCAACGATGGCGCTGTTTGA